A portion of the uncultured Bacteroides sp. genome contains these proteins:
- a CDS encoding ABC transporter ATP-binding protein — protein sequence MMKLEIKNASLGYHRKMILQNVNMELHTGETICVLGRNGSGKTTLFRTLLGLLPLQSGEILLDGRNLSSWGRTQFARKVAYVPQARSLPFPFTVMDVVLFGRTSHLKPFASPGREDKAIAEWCLDKLNIIHLRKRIFTQLSGGEQQMVIVARALAQQPSFLVMDEPTSNLDFGNQIKIIRQVNELKDESLGILMATHSPDHAFMCDAKVAVVQEQTVMVQGDCKEVITEELLKEIYGADIRIHALTQSAMLSRKICIPEI from the coding sequence ATGATGAAATTAGAAATTAAAAATGCATCTCTGGGTTATCATCGAAAGATGATTCTTCAAAACGTCAATATGGAACTCCATACAGGCGAAACGATTTGTGTTCTGGGACGAAACGGTTCGGGTAAAACCACCTTGTTTCGCACTCTGCTTGGTTTGTTGCCTTTGCAATCGGGAGAGATTTTGCTGGATGGCAGAAACCTGTCTTCTTGGGGTCGCACTCAGTTTGCCCGTAAGGTAGCTTATGTACCCCAAGCCCGGTCATTACCTTTTCCTTTTACGGTGATGGACGTCGTTCTGTTTGGACGAACCTCCCACCTGAAACCGTTTGCTTCTCCCGGCAGAGAAGACAAAGCCATAGCCGAATGGTGCTTAGACAAACTCAATATTATTCACCTGCGTAAACGGATCTTCACCCAGTTAAGCGGGGGAGAGCAACAGATGGTCATTGTAGCCAGAGCATTGGCCCAACAGCCTTCGTTTCTGGTTATGGACGAACCTACCTCGAACCTTGATTTTGGTAATCAGATAAAGATTATCAGACAGGTCAATGAATTGAAGGACGAATCACTGGGTATTTTGATGGCCACACATTCGCCCGATCACGCCTTTATGTGTGATGCTAAAGTGGCTGTGGTACAAGAACAGACAGTGATGGTACAAGGCGATTGTAAGGAGGTGATTACCGAGGAACTTTTAAAAGAGATTTATGGAGCGGATATTCGCATTCATGCATTGACCCAAAGCGCAATGCTGTCTCGCAAGATATGTATTCCCGAGATTTAA
- a CDS encoding iron ABC transporter permease gives MILNWRRNVCGWYFRRNYCVTGATILLGLSVLLLFAVLLSFSIGRYFVPVADIVSYLFTGKYSDANLPLLLSEIRLPRILGAVLVGGSLSVSGAAYQGIFRNPMVSPDILGVSSGAGFGASLAILLSFGLVGIQSMAFIMGIVSVCIALSVSKIMGGTHDRILMLVLSGMIVGSMFTALISLMKYLADSEYKLPDITFWLMGSLTEVTLTELKAVFPFIGLALIPLLLSSWRLNVLSFGDEEARALGVNAARLRVIVIACASLITASAVSITGLIGWVGLIIPHFARFLVGPNHKVLLPASFLVGGVFMLIVDDLSRSVSSLEIPLGIITSLIGAPMFLIILRLSSKHTW, from the coding sequence ATGATATTAAATTGGAGAAGAAACGTTTGTGGATGGTATTTCAGGAGGAATTATTGTGTAACCGGGGCAACAATTCTACTGGGCTTGAGCGTGCTTCTGCTATTCGCCGTTCTTCTCTCCTTTTCAATAGGGAGATACTTTGTACCCGTGGCGGATATCGTGAGTTATCTTTTTACGGGGAAGTATAGCGATGCGAATCTGCCTTTGCTTCTGAGTGAGATACGCTTGCCACGTATTTTGGGAGCGGTGCTCGTGGGAGGATCCTTGTCTGTATCGGGTGCTGCTTATCAAGGTATTTTCCGAAATCCAATGGTCAGTCCTGATATCTTGGGGGTTAGTTCGGGTGCCGGTTTCGGAGCCTCGTTAGCTATCTTGCTTTCGTTTGGTCTGGTTGGCATTCAGAGCATGGCATTCATCATGGGCATTGTTTCTGTTTGCATAGCGTTATCTGTTAGCAAGATAATGGGTGGCACCCACGATCGTATTCTTATGTTGGTGCTTTCGGGTATGATTGTCGGATCCATGTTTACTGCTCTGATTTCATTGATGAAATATCTTGCTGATAGTGAATACAAACTACCCGATATTACATTTTGGTTGATGGGTAGTTTAACTGAAGTTACCCTGACAGAGCTGAAAGCCGTATTCCCATTTATTGGTTTGGCATTGATACCTCTATTGCTCTCATCATGGAGGCTCAATGTGCTCTCCTTTGGAGATGAAGAAGCACGGGCGTTGGGAGTGAATGCTGCCCGGTTGCGTGTCATCGTTATTGCTTGTGCGTCACTTATTACAGCTTCAGCAGTGAGTATCACCGGACTTATTGGTTGGGTGGGATTGATCATTCCTCATTTCGCCCGTTTTCTGGTAGGCCCTAATCATAAAGTGCTGTTGCCTGCATCCTTCCTGGTGGGAGGTGTCTTTATGCTGATTGTTGATGACCTGTCACGCTCTGTCTCCTCATTGGAGATACCGCTGGGCATTATCACCTCACTCATTGGAGCACCCATGTTTCTCATTATTTTGCGTTTATCCTCTAAACATACATGGTAA
- a CDS encoding ABC transporter substrate-binding protein, with amino-acid sequence MNKIEKSAICLLVLFVCLLSSCRNKAGKEAVGSTRTITDMAGRKVEIPQHIRSVFVDRHSAQMFYAFDTVMTVNKVFNYNESEKKFLKKSFYENKPYAIEGGSEEIIRLKPDVVIYSQELTKKNIETVNALQAKIHIPVILLDMDINKYKEILAFMGKVLNKPEKAKELIGFIETYIDSIPVKARTIAEKDKKRIYYAEGMRGLKTDPSGSVHSLLIDLVGAKNVATVDVLPEKGMSNVSIEQVYTWNPDIVLVWSGNFDGLDSYKFIRTSPMWAQLKAVKQNLLYQVPWRPFGWIDRPPGINRLIGYIWLSHLLYPTIYKVDMLAVTKEFFHKFYHYDMSDAEALDLLNPQPSINGLH; translated from the coding sequence ATGAATAAAATAGAAAAATCAGCGATATGTTTACTTGTACTATTTGTTTGTCTCCTTTCATCCTGCCGCAATAAGGCCGGTAAGGAGGCAGTCGGCAGCACTCGGACAATAACAGATATGGCAGGAAGGAAAGTCGAAATTCCTCAGCACATTCGTTCTGTGTTTGTTGATCGTCATTCCGCTCAAATGTTTTATGCCTTTGATACAGTTATGACCGTAAACAAGGTGTTCAATTACAATGAATCCGAGAAGAAATTTCTCAAGAAGTCCTTCTACGAAAATAAACCTTACGCCATAGAAGGAGGTTCGGAAGAGATCATTCGCCTGAAGCCGGATGTAGTCATCTACTCTCAAGAGCTTACGAAAAAGAATATAGAAACAGTCAATGCGTTGCAGGCCAAAATACATATACCTGTCATTCTGCTTGATATGGATATCAACAAATACAAAGAGATTCTGGCCTTTATGGGGAAAGTGCTCAATAAACCGGAGAAGGCAAAGGAACTTATTGGCTTTATAGAGACTTACATCGACTCGATTCCTGTCAAAGCTCGTACTATTGCCGAGAAAGATAAAAAACGGATCTATTATGCTGAAGGGATGAGAGGCCTGAAGACCGATCCGTCCGGTTCAGTGCATAGCCTGTTGATTGATTTGGTCGGTGCGAAGAATGTAGCAACTGTCGATGTATTACCCGAGAAAGGAATGTCCAATGTATCGATAGAACAAGTTTATACATGGAATCCCGATATAGTACTGGTTTGGTCGGGCAATTTTGACGGCTTAGACTCTTATAAGTTTATCCGCACCAGTCCCATGTGGGCACAGCTCAAAGCCGTAAAACAGAATCTGTTGTATCAGGTTCCCTGGCGTCCGTTTGGCTGGATAGACCGTCCGCCGGGCATCAATCGTCTGATTGGTTACATTTGGCTTTCACATTTACTGTATCCTACTATATATAAGGTGGATATGCTTGCTGTAACGAAGGAATTCTTTCATAAGTTCTATCATTATGACATGAGTGACGCTGAGGCACTCGATTTATTGAACCCTCAACCGTCCATCAATGGGCTACATTAA
- a CDS encoding SAM-dependent methyltransferase, with translation MKEAFGNYYPVSIVGTGPGGPDYLTVDAKRRLNEADCILYDCLPAVHILAEAGPQAEVRFIDKHPEGEEEPVDLLKIVEQLYHEGKKVVRLKAGDAMMFNGGGVDCARLKEMEIPFEMVPGLTAAAAAASIFAIPITEKFESNSIVYAIGDHIDDNFAHFRDLSKLFKHGTTLALYMAYDNLKEIFRVFEEEGVPADMPVVIASMISLSHEDCACATLETVFEVIDQREMLAPFVFFIGKHVKILAR, from the coding sequence ATGAAAGAAGCATTTGGAAATTACTATCCGGTATCGATTGTCGGCACAGGCCCCGGAGGCCCTGATTATCTCACAGTAGACGCAAAACGAAGATTGAATGAAGCCGATTGTATCTTGTATGATTGCCTGCCTGCTGTTCACATACTTGCCGAGGCGGGACCACAAGCAGAAGTGCGCTTCATAGACAAACATCCGGAGGGAGAAGAAGAGCCGGTTGATCTGCTTAAGATTGTAGAACAGTTGTATCATGAAGGCAAAAAAGTAGTAAGGCTGAAAGCCGGTGACGCAATGATGTTTAATGGCGGTGGGGTGGATTGTGCCCGACTGAAAGAAATGGAGATTCCTTTTGAGATGGTTCCCGGTTTAACAGCTGCTGCTGCTGCCGCAAGTATCTTTGCCATTCCTATCACAGAGAAATTCGAGAGTAATAGCATTGTTTATGCTATTGGAGATCACATCGATGACAACTTCGCCCATTTTCGTGACCTCTCCAAACTCTTTAAACACGGAACTACTTTGGCTTTGTACATGGCTTATGACAATCTAAAGGAGATCTTCCGTGTATTCGAAGAAGAGGGGGTACCAGCCGATATGCCGGTGGTCATTGCTTCCATGATTTCACTGTCGCACGAAGATTGTGCCTGTGCTACATTAGAAACGGTTTTTGAGGTGATAGACCAGAGAGAGATGCTTGCGCCGTTTGTGTTTTTCATAGGCAAGCACGTTAAGATTCTTGCCCGATAG
- the scpA gene encoding methylmalonyl-CoA mutase, with the protein MRPNFKNVDIYAAFQPINGAEWQKANGIKADWKTPEHIDVKPVYTKEDLEGMEHLNYAAGLPPYLRGPYSVMYTLRPWTIRQYAGFSTAEESNAFYRRNLASGQKGLSVAFDLATHRGYDPDHERVVGDVGKAGVSICSLENMKVLFDGIPLNKMSVSMTMNGAVLPILAFYINAGLEQGAKLEEMAGTIQNDILKEFMVRNTYIYPPAFSMKIISDIFEYTSQKMPKFNSISISGYHMQEAGATADIELAYTLADGLEYLRAGVAAGIDIDAFAPRLSFFWAIGTNHFMEIAKMRAARMLWAKIVKQFNPKNSKSLALRTHSQTSGWSLTEQDPFNNVGRTCIEAMAAALGHTQSLHTNALDEAIALPTDFSARIARNTQIYIQEETYICKNVDPWGGSFYVESLTNDLAHKAWELIEEVEKLGGMAKAIETGIPKMRIEEAAARTQARIDSGSQTIVGVNKYRLEKEAPIDILDIDNTAVRKEQIEGLKELKEKRDEAKVQAALEAITKCVETKEGNLLELAVEAARVRATLGEISYACEKIVGRYKAIIRTISGVYSAESKNDADFKRACELAEKFAKKEGRQPRIMVAKMGQDGHDRGAKVVATGYADCGFDVDMGPLFQTPAEAAREAVENDVHVVGVSSLAAGHKTLIPQIMEELKKLGREDIIVIAGGVIPAQDYDFLYKAGVAAIFGPGTPVAKAAGQILEILMEE; encoded by the coding sequence ATGCGACCAAATTTTAAAAACGTAGATATATATGCTGCATTCCAACCGATCAACGGTGCGGAATGGCAAAAGGCTAACGGTATCAAAGCCGACTGGAAAACTCCGGAACACATTGATGTGAAGCCTGTTTATACAAAAGAAGATCTTGAGGGAATGGAACATCTGAACTATGCAGCCGGACTTCCTCCTTATCTTCGTGGACCTTATTCGGTGATGTACACCCTTCGTCCCTGGACTATCCGCCAGTATGCAGGTTTCTCTACTGCCGAAGAATCAAATGCTTTCTATCGTCGTAACCTGGCTTCTGGACAGAAAGGTCTTTCTGTTGCATTCGACCTTGCTACACACCGCGGCTATGATCCTGACCATGAACGTGTGGTAGGTGATGTTGGTAAAGCAGGTGTTTCTATCTGCTCTTTAGAGAACATGAAAGTATTGTTCGATGGCATTCCATTGAATAAGATGTCTGTCTCTATGACGATGAACGGTGCGGTACTTCCTATCTTGGCATTCTATATCAATGCCGGCTTGGAACAAGGTGCTAAACTTGAAGAAATGGCCGGAACCATTCAGAATGATATTCTGAAAGAGTTCATGGTTCGTAACACCTATATCTATCCACCTGCATTTTCAATGAAGATCATCTCTGATATCTTTGAGTACACTTCTCAGAAGATGCCTAAGTTTAACTCTATCTCTATCTCCGGTTATCACATGCAGGAAGCTGGTGCTACGGCTGATATCGAATTGGCTTATACGTTGGCTGATGGTTTGGAATACTTACGTGCGGGTGTTGCTGCCGGCATTGACATCGATGCGTTTGCTCCCCGTTTGTCCTTCTTCTGGGCCATCGGTACAAACCATTTCATGGAAATAGCTAAGATGCGTGCTGCCCGTATGTTGTGGGCTAAGATTGTGAAACAGTTCAATCCGAAGAATTCGAAATCTTTGGCTTTGCGTACTCACTCTCAAACATCAGGATGGTCACTCACCGAGCAAGACCCATTTAATAATGTGGGACGTACTTGTATTGAGGCTATGGCTGCTGCATTGGGACATACACAGTCTTTGCACACCAATGCGCTTGATGAAGCGATTGCTTTGCCAACCGATTTCTCTGCCCGTATTGCCCGTAATACTCAGATTTACATTCAGGAAGAAACATACATTTGCAAGAATGTAGATCCATGGGGAGGTTCATTCTATGTAGAGAGTCTGACAAACGACCTGGCACACAAAGCATGGGAACTGATTGAGGAAGTAGAAAAGTTGGGTGGTATGGCTAAGGCTATCGAGACAGGCATTCCAAAGATGCGTATCGAAGAAGCTGCTGCCCGCACACAAGCTCGTATTGATTCTGGCTCACAAACTATTGTGGGTGTGAATAAGTATCGTCTTGAGAAAGAAGCTCCTATCGATATTCTTGATATTGACAATACTGCTGTTCGTAAAGAACAGATTGAAGGCTTGAAAGAGCTTAAAGAAAAACGTGACGAAGCAAAAGTACAAGCTGCTCTTGAAGCCATCACTAAGTGTGTGGAAACAAAAGAAGGCAATTTGCTGGAACTGGCCGTAGAGGCTGCTCGTGTTCGCGCTACTTTGGGAGAAATCTCTTATGCTTGCGAAAAGATTGTGGGACGTTATAAAGCAATAATCAGAACTATATCAGGGGTGTATTCAGCAGAAAGTAAAAACGATGCAGACTTCAAACGTGCTTGTGAACTAGCCGAGAAGTTTGCCAAGAAAGAGGGACGTCAACCTCGTATCATGGTGGCTAAAATGGGACAAGACGGTCACGACCGTGGTGCCAAGGTGGTAGCAACAGGTTATGCCGATTGCGGATTCGATGTGGATATGGGGCCTTTGTTCCAAACTCCTGCCGAAGCTGCTCGCGAGGCTGTTGAAAACGACGTTCACGTGGTAGGTGTTTCTTCGCTGGCTGCGGGACACAAGACATTGATTCCTCAGATTATGGAAGAATTGAAGAAGCTTGGTCGTGAAGATATCATTGTAATTGCCGGTGGTGTAATCCCTGCACAAGACTATGATTTCCTTTATAAAGCAGGTGTGGCTGCTATCTTCGGCCCGGGTACTCCCGTTGCCAAAGCAGCTGGTCAGATTCTGGAAATATTGATGGAAGAATAA
- the mutA gene encoding methylmalonyl-CoA mutase small subunit: MADSKEKLFSDFSPVSTDKWMEKVTADLKGADFEKKLVWKTNEGFKVKPFYRMEDIEDLKTLDALPGEFPYLRGTKKDNVWLVRQDIKVSDPLEANKKALDILMKGIDSLSFHLESKALNGETISVLLKDICAESVELNFSTCQGHVVELAELLVTYFQKKDYDLTKLQGSINFDFFNKMLVDGKEKGNLVQIARALIEATQPLPLYRVLNVNALSLNNAGAYISQELGYALAWGNAYISQLTEAGIPSTVIAKKIKFNFGISANYFLEIAKFRAARMLWANIVESYDPGCLRDCESKGKEDECRCAAKMKVHAETTSFNLTLFDAHANLLRTQTEAMSAALAGVDSMTVTPFDKVYAAPDELSERLARNQQLLLKEESHFDKVVDPAAGSYYIENLTVSIAQQAWDLFLKVEDEGGFYAAVKAGTVQSDINETGKARHKSVAQRKEVLLGTNQYPNFSEKAGDKKPLDASATCGCAEAPHTDVATISLERAASQFEALRMETEAAAKRPKAFMLTIGNLSMRQARAQFSCNFLGCAGYEVVDNLGFETVEAGVEAAMAAKADIVVLCSSDDEYIEYAVPAFKALNGRAMFIVAGSPACMDDLKAEGIENFIHVRVNVLETLREYNAKLLK, encoded by the coding sequence ATGGCAGACAGTAAAGAAAAGCTCTTCTCTGATTTTTCTCCCGTTTCTACGGATAAGTGGATGGAGAAAGTAACGGCCGACCTGAAAGGGGCCGATTTTGAGAAGAAACTCGTTTGGAAAACGAATGAAGGGTTTAAAGTGAAACCTTTCTACCGGATGGAAGATATTGAAGACTTAAAAACGCTTGATGCGCTTCCCGGCGAATTCCCTTATTTAAGAGGTACTAAGAAAGACAACGTATGGTTGGTTCGTCAGGACATTAAAGTAAGCGATCCGCTGGAAGCGAATAAGAAAGCTTTGGATATCCTTATGAAAGGGATCGATTCTCTTTCTTTCCATCTTGAGTCTAAAGCTCTTAATGGTGAGACAATTAGTGTTTTGTTGAAAGACATTTGCGCTGAGAGTGTGGAGTTGAATTTCTCTACTTGTCAAGGACATGTTGTGGAATTGGCAGAGCTTTTGGTTACCTATTTCCAAAAAAAAGATTATGATTTGACGAAATTGCAAGGTTCTATCAACTTTGACTTCTTCAACAAAATGTTGGTTGATGGGAAAGAAAAAGGTAACTTGGTTCAAATAGCCAGAGCGTTGATCGAAGCTACACAACCACTTCCTCTCTATCGCGTGCTGAATGTGAATGCTCTTTCTTTAAACAATGCAGGTGCTTATATTTCCCAAGAATTGGGTTATGCATTGGCTTGGGGAAATGCTTATATAAGTCAGCTTACAGAAGCGGGAATCCCATCTACAGTTATAGCTAAAAAAATTAAATTCAACTTTGGTATCAGCGCTAACTATTTCCTTGAAATAGCTAAATTCCGTGCTGCTCGTATGTTGTGGGCTAATATCGTTGAGTCTTATGATCCCGGATGCTTGCGCGATTGTGAAAGTAAAGGAAAAGAAGATGAATGTCGTTGTGCAGCGAAGATGAAAGTTCATGCTGAAACTACTTCGTTTAACCTCACTTTATTTGATGCGCATGCAAACTTGCTTCGTACACAAACAGAAGCGATGAGTGCTGCTTTGGCCGGTGTGGATTCAATGACGGTTACTCCATTCGATAAAGTATATGCAGCGCCAGATGAACTTTCTGAACGTTTGGCTCGTAACCAACAATTGTTGCTCAAAGAAGAGTCTCATTTTGATAAGGTAGTTGACCCTGCTGCCGGTTCTTATTACATTGAAAACTTAACGGTGTCTATCGCTCAACAGGCATGGGATCTTTTCTTGAAGGTAGAAGATGAAGGTGGCTTTTATGCTGCGGTGAAAGCCGGAACGGTACAAAGTGATATCAATGAAACAGGTAAGGCACGTCACAAATCAGTGGCTCAACGCAAAGAAGTTCTACTTGGTACCAATCAGTATCCTAATTTCTCTGAGAAAGCCGGAGATAAAAAACCATTAGACGCAAGTGCTACTTGTGGATGTGCTGAAGCTCCTCATACTGATGTTGCTACAATCAGCTTAGAGCGTGCTGCTAGTCAATTTGAGGCATTACGTATGGAAACGGAAGCTGCAGCTAAACGACCAAAAGCTTTTATGCTTACTATTGGTAACCTCTCTATGCGCCAAGCTCGTGCACAGTTCTCATGCAACTTCTTGGGATGTGCCGGTTACGAGGTGGTCGATAACTTAGGCTTTGAAACTGTTGAGGCTGGCGTGGAAGCTGCTATGGCTGCCAAGGCTGACATCGTGGTTCTTTGCTCGAGTGATGATGAATATATTGAATACGCTGTTCCTGCATTCAAAGCATTAAATGGTCGGGCAATGTTCATCGTTGCAGGCTCTCCTGCTTGTATGGACGATCTGAAAGCGGAAGGAATTGAAAACTTCATCCACGTTCGTGTCAACGTACTCGAAACTTTGAGAGAATATAACGCCAAGCTATTGAAATAA
- a CDS encoding TonB-dependent receptor plug domain-containing protein, producing the protein MKRRLAFIGALSLCSMIYAQAEKDAPEDSISRVYTLGAVEVIGKTTKSSAPDKLDMVQMREFNRDNLTDAVNLIPGLTISETGARNEGALYLRGFSMLQTPIFYDGVPIYVPYDGNVDITRFTTFDLAQISVSKAFTSVLYGPNTMGGAINLVSRKPAKKLEIDGISGMKFSKEGLNGYNTGINIGSRMKNFYFLGSFSFLDTKFMSLSDKFTPTDYEDGGRREHSAAKDLKVSAKVGYTPNATDEYSVSFIIQNAEKNISPSILGGQYRDYPKYDKKSVYFKSNTYLGLATNMKITAFYDNYYNIMDQFDDKTYLLQNTKKAFHSIYDDYSLGGSFNLSNESIKNNVLQFAFHEKYDSHKEHNGGIAANETTGQTAVTGEPIQKYLDNTISAGLEDTYTFNKYITAVAGLSYNSRSNSKAQEYGTHYLTGDKNVLYDFPTGSDDAFNYQLATILHVAKGHDITVSASRKSHFASQKDRYSSKFGSQEPNPDLASEFSWIFDITYEGKITDKFQYQASLFRNNVDDAIYQITVGTQDSGDPIYQNRNVGKAVFQGYELSFGWEAVKNLTIGGNYSYIHRENKEDKTVKFVGVPDHKFIAYGKYKLSSWDAYFHFDTEVNSKRYVTSTGTTVPGYMVMNAKIHSHIWKGLACEIGSRNLFDRNYFIAQNYPREGRTFFTSVVYNF; encoded by the coding sequence ATGAAAAGACGTTTAGCATTCATTGGTGCCCTTAGCTTATGTTCCATGATTTATGCCCAAGCCGAGAAGGATGCACCCGAAGATTCTATATCAAGAGTATATACGCTAGGGGCAGTAGAGGTGATTGGTAAAACCACCAAATCATCCGCTCCTGATAAACTGGATATGGTGCAGATGCGTGAGTTCAACAGAGATAACCTCACGGATGCGGTGAATCTGATTCCCGGCTTAACCATCTCCGAAACCGGAGCCCGAAATGAAGGAGCACTTTATTTACGAGGATTCAGTATGCTCCAGACTCCCATCTTTTATGATGGAGTGCCCATTTATGTCCCTTATGACGGGAATGTAGACATCACACGGTTTACCACTTTCGACTTGGCTCAAATCAGTGTGTCGAAAGCCTTTACTTCTGTTCTTTATGGACCCAACACGATGGGTGGAGCCATCAATTTGGTGTCGCGCAAACCGGCAAAGAAACTTGAGATAGATGGCATCTCAGGAATGAAGTTCAGCAAGGAAGGTCTGAATGGATACAACACCGGGATTAACATTGGTTCCCGCATGAAGAACTTTTATTTTCTGGGAAGTTTCTCTTTCCTTGATACAAAATTCATGTCACTTTCCGACAAGTTCACACCTACCGACTATGAAGACGGAGGGCGGAGAGAGCACTCTGCGGCAAAAGACCTCAAGGTTAGTGCAAAGGTTGGCTATACTCCCAATGCTACAGATGAATATTCCGTGAGCTTTATCATTCAGAATGCTGAGAAAAACATTTCGCCATCCATTTTGGGAGGGCAGTACAGGGATTATCCCAAGTATGATAAGAAGAGTGTTTATTTCAAGTCCAACACCTATCTGGGTCTTGCCACAAACATGAAGATTACTGCTTTCTATGACAATTACTATAACATCATGGACCAGTTTGATGACAAGACTTACTTGCTGCAGAATACTAAAAAGGCTTTTCACAGCATTTATGATGATTACTCATTGGGCGGTTCCTTCAATCTATCCAACGAATCTATCAAGAACAATGTGCTTCAATTCGCTTTTCACGAGAAGTACGATTCGCACAAAGAGCATAACGGAGGCATTGCGGCCAATGAAACAACCGGTCAGACTGCTGTGACCGGAGAACCCATACAAAAGTATCTGGATAATACCATTTCGGCAGGACTCGAAGATACTTATACCTTCAATAAATATATCACCGCAGTGGCAGGTCTCAGCTATAACTCCCGCAGCAATAGTAAGGCGCAGGAATATGGCACACACTACCTCACGGGAGATAAAAATGTGTTGTATGACTTTCCCACAGGTTCCGATGACGCTTTCAACTATCAACTGGCTACCATTCTGCATGTAGCCAAGGGGCACGATATAACAGTCTCTGCCTCTCGTAAGTCGCACTTTGCTTCGCAGAAAGATCGCTATTCCAGCAAATTTGGTTCTCAAGAGCCCAACCCCGACCTTGCTTCGGAGTTTAGTTGGATATTCGACATCACTTACGAAGGAAAGATCACCGATAAGTTTCAGTACCAGGCATCTTTGTTTCGCAACAATGTAGACGATGCCATTTATCAGATAACCGTTGGCACGCAAGATAGTGGCGACCCTATCTATCAGAATCGGAATGTGGGTAAAGCAGTCTTTCAGGGCTATGAACTTTCTTTTGGCTGGGAAGCAGTAAAGAACCTCACAATAGGAGGTAACTATAGCTATATTCATCGGGAGAATAAAGAAGATAAGACAGTGAAGTTTGTTGGCGTGCCCGATCATAAGTTCATTGCTTACGGCAAATACAAACTCTCTTCTTGGGATGCTTACTTCCATTTCGATACGGAAGTGAATAGCAAAAGATACGTAACCAGCACCGGTACTACAGTACCCGGATACATGGTGATGAATGCAAAGATACATTCGCATATATGGAAAGGGCTGGCTTGCGAAATAGGCTCAAGAAACCTCTTCGACCGAAACTACTTCATAGCACAGAACTACCCGCGAGAGGGACGCACCTTCTTCACATCCGTAGTTTATAACTTCTAA